The Thermococcus sp. MV5 genome includes a window with the following:
- a CDS encoding ATP-binding protein, with protein MIRKFVNRKREFEVLERAWREGFRLFVVYGRRRVGKTTLLRKFLENKRGIYFLCSQRGYGKDIERFSHEISSFISAPVRFESFRDAFRFLKGQGKLLVILDEFPYLIEADKGVTSEFQEVVDIVLEGSEITIILCGSSVGMMEREVLSYKSPLYGRASGVLKVKPFRFFDMVEWFGKDFEKLLRLYGVTWGIPKYMEFFKTGSDDEIINNFFDPSAFLFNEARLLLMEELRNPTRYMQIIEAIAMGKTRLNEIAQYVGMDAKDLSAYLRVLSNLGIVRREVPTTERKAKRGIYVIEDEYFRFYHRFVSPHYEEIDSLNPEPAIQDFLGNFNTYLGKTFEKAAKEFLIELNKYGRLPFKFTEIGKWWHKNEEIDLIALDKRENKALLVEVKWKELSEKEARGVLKDLKRKSGLVGLKNWQKYYGLIAKGIEGKEALKSEGWLLWDLEDFKNLNFKREKTLNGSVSNMRRPPENSKN; from the coding sequence ATGATTCGAAAATTTGTAAACAGGAAGAGGGAGTTTGAAGTCTTAGAGAGAGCATGGAGGGAAGGCTTTCGACTTTTTGTGGTCTACGGGAGAAGAAGGGTGGGAAAGACTACCCTTTTGAGGAAATTCCTGGAAAATAAAAGGGGCATATATTTTCTCTGCTCCCAGAGGGGGTATGGGAAAGACATCGAAAGATTTTCTCACGAGATAAGTTCTTTTATTAGTGCTCCGGTAAGATTCGAAAGCTTTAGGGATGCATTTAGATTCCTAAAGGGACAGGGGAAGCTTTTGGTGATTCTTGATGAGTTCCCTTACTTGATAGAGGCAGACAAGGGCGTTACATCTGAGTTTCAGGAGGTGGTGGATATAGTGCTTGAGGGTTCAGAGATCACCATTATCCTCTGCGGTTCGAGCGTTGGAATGATGGAGCGTGAGGTTCTCAGCTACAAGAGCCCTCTCTACGGGCGAGCAAGTGGGGTTCTGAAGGTCAAACCATTCCGCTTCTTCGATATGGTGGAATGGTTTGGAAAGGACTTTGAGAAGCTTTTAAGACTCTATGGGGTCACGTGGGGGATTCCCAAATACATGGAATTCTTTAAAACGGGGAGCGATGATGAGATTATCAACAACTTCTTTGACCCGAGTGCATTTCTTTTCAATGAGGCGAGGCTTCTTCTCATGGAGGAACTGAGGAATCCAACCAGATATATGCAGATTATCGAGGCCATAGCCATGGGAAAAACCCGGCTTAACGAGATCGCTCAGTACGTTGGGATGGATGCCAAAGATCTATCTGCATATCTTAGGGTGCTCTCGAATCTTGGAATTGTGAGGCGGGAAGTTCCAACAACAGAGAGGAAAGCCAAGAGAGGGATTTATGTTATAGAAGATGAGTACTTCCGTTTTTACCACCGCTTCGTCAGTCCGCATTATGAGGAGATAGACTCCCTAAATCCTGAGCCAGCAATTCAGGATTTCCTGGGGAACTTTAACACCTATCTTGGAAAGACCTTCGAAAAAGCAGCCAAAGAGTTTTTAATAGAACTTAATAAGTATGGGAGGTTGCCGTTTAAATTTACAGAGATCGGAAAGTGGTGGCATAAAAATGAGGAAATTGATCTCATTGCACTGGACAAAAGGGAAAATAAGGCTCTGCTGGTGGAGGTAAAGTGGAAGGAGTTGAGCGAGAAAGAAGCGAGGGGGGTTTTGAAAGATTTAAAGCGTAAAAGTGGGCTTGTTGGGTTAAAAAACTGGCAGAAGTATTACGGGTTGATAGCGAAGGGCATTGAAGGTAAGGAAGCTCTTAAAAGTGAGGGCTGGCTCCTGTGGGATTTAGAAGATTTCAAGAATTTGAATTTTAAGAGGGAAAAAACTCTGAACGGGTCCGTTTCGAACATGAGGAGACCTCCAGAGAATTCTAAAAATTAA
- a CDS encoding DUF3467 domain-containing protein produces the protein MEEKTEVSKSQSFVERLSFKVVVGFTDEGTFVLEFLKPELSLYAEEETGRIIEHGGRLVSDVRIYLPPKTAKKMLSALEKSIKDYEKKFGEIEVEISGEEE, from the coding sequence ATGGAAGAGAAGACGGAGGTCAGCAAATCTCAATCCTTCGTTGAGAGACTGTCATTCAAGGTTGTGGTTGGATTCACAGACGAAGGAACATTTGTTCTCGAATTCCTGAAGCCCGAACTATCCCTGTACGCAGAAGAGGAAACCGGTAGGATTATCGAGCATGGTGGAAGGCTTGTTTCTGATGTGAGGATATATCTCCCACCCAAAACCGCTAAAAAAATGCTCTCTGCCCTTGAAAAGAGTATCAAAGACTACGAAAAGAAATTTGGAGAGATAGAAGTCGAGATATCTGGTGAAGAAGAATGA
- a CDS encoding ATP-binding protein, with protein MGRRQERGISFFDQRPRKDKNRLFGRSEELTRLVNALHARSWVAILGPRMTGKTSLALAGANSFAGEMKYRTIFVDLRNTGTSRQATEKILSRLPKSILETLSKYIAEVSLSAGGTGGGVKLRENAAAKNALEDALFALNNTILILDEVQNVKQGVDSFLKALATAFNENDSLLVIFTGSYAGVVKKLFEATHRDSFYGRPPIEILLPPWPEWVAAEFLRKGFERCGIDVTQREIQDALWRLGTLPGWLNLYGLRRCLGASHGEALQRVFEKAVDEALRELEHFLEGRSPKAREVIKRLTYGATWGELEKTGISKDTLSRLLDALTGELFVVVKDSIGVYRFSDPVYRYAAERLPHYPKMG; from the coding sequence GTGGGACGCAGGCAGGAGAGGGGCATATCATTTTTTGACCAAAGGCCCAGGAAAGATAAAAACCGGCTGTTTGGACGCTCTGAGGAACTAACCAGGCTGGTAAACGCTCTTCATGCCAGAAGCTGGGTGGCGATTCTTGGGCCAAGAATGACAGGAAAAACAAGCCTTGCACTGGCCGGTGCCAACTCCTTTGCGGGGGAAATGAAATACAGAACAATTTTTGTTGACCTGAGAAATACTGGAACCTCCCGCCAGGCAACGGAGAAGATACTGAGCAGACTGCCAAAATCAATTCTCGAGACTCTCTCGAAGTACATTGCGGAGGTTTCTCTTTCCGCAGGAGGCACGGGTGGCGGTGTAAAGCTCAGGGAAAATGCTGCTGCCAAAAATGCGTTGGAAGATGCTCTCTTTGCCCTGAATAACACAATACTGATACTCGATGAAGTTCAGAACGTGAAACAGGGTGTGGACAGCTTTCTAAAAGCCCTGGCCACGGCATTTAATGAAAACGATTCACTGCTGGTAATATTTACAGGCTCCTACGCGGGTGTTGTCAAAAAGCTTTTTGAAGCTACCCACAGGGACAGTTTTTATGGAAGGCCGCCGATTGAAATACTCCTTCCTCCATGGCCTGAATGGGTGGCGGCGGAGTTTTTGAGGAAGGGTTTTGAGCGATGTGGAATAGATGTCACCCAGAGAGAGATCCAGGATGCACTCTGGAGGCTTGGGACACTGCCAGGCTGGTTGAACCTTTATGGGCTCAGGCGATGCCTTGGAGCGTCTCACGGAGAAGCACTGCAGAGAGTATTCGAGAAGGCAGTTGATGAGGCGCTGAGGGAGCTGGAGCACTTCTTGGAAGGGAGGAGTCCAAAAGCCAGGGAGGTTATTAAGAGATTGACCTACGGAGCCACATGGGGAGAATTAGAAAAAACCGGGATCTCGAAAGACACTCTCAGCAGGCTTCTGGATGCTCTGACAGGGGAGTTGTTTGTCGTGGTTAAGGACAGCATAGGAGTCTACAGGTTTTCGGATCCCGTTTACAGGTATGCTGCGGAGAGACTGCCTCATTATCCAAAGATGGGATGA
- a CDS encoding nucleotidyl transferase AbiEii/AbiGii toxin family protein: protein MKDYSEFIQLITEKSGIKKPELVEKDIVLQTILKNLYLNEYFSQNYLFKGGTCLVKCYFGYYRFSVDLDFTFSL from the coding sequence ATGAAGGACTACTCTGAGTTCATTCAGTTAATCACTGAAAAGAGTGGAATTAAAAAGCCAGAATTAGTTGAGAAGGATATAGTCCTACAAACAATCTTAAAGAACCTCTACCTCAATGAATATTTTTCCCAAAACTATCTTTTCAAGGGTGGAACCTGCTTGGTCAAATGTTATTTTGGCTACTACCGCTTCAGCGTTGATCTGGATTTTACCTTTTCTTTATGA
- a CDS encoding glucose-1-phosphate thymidylyltransferase: MKALILSGGHGTRLRPLTYSQQKQLIPVANKPVLFYAIEDVIEAGIHDIGIIVGPNKDQVIETVKSVDWDANIEFIYQGDPLGLAHAIKVARDYLGDDDFVMYLGDNILREGIVRHLEHFKKGNFDASILLCEVENPQRFGVAELSEDGKTIKRLIEKPKVPPSNLALVGIYFFKSIVHEAVENIKPSWRNELEITDAIQWLIDHGYKVGWTKVEHWWKDTGKPEDILDANRLILDDIKTSIKVETKARIHGRVIIEEGTQIDENTVIKGPAIIGKNCVLRNAYIGPYTSIGDGCVIENTEVEDSVILEGCEIRNAGRILESLIGRGVKILNSDNHPLGRKLVVGDNSQLIL, translated from the coding sequence ATGAAGGCTCTAATTTTGTCCGGAGGTCATGGAACTAGGTTGAGGCCTTTGACTTATTCTCAGCAGAAGCAACTTATACCAGTTGCGAACAAGCCGGTTCTCTTTTATGCGATTGAAGATGTCATAGAGGCGGGAATTCATGATATTGGAATCATTGTTGGGCCCAACAAGGATCAAGTGATTGAAACCGTAAAAAGCGTCGATTGGGACGCTAACATTGAGTTCATTTATCAGGGAGATCCCCTTGGACTAGCTCACGCAATAAAGGTTGCAAGAGATTATCTTGGTGATGACGATTTTGTGATGTATCTTGGCGATAACATACTCAGAGAGGGGATAGTTAGGCATCTGGAGCATTTTAAAAAGGGCAATTTTGATGCAAGCATTTTACTGTGTGAAGTTGAGAATCCCCAGAGATTCGGAGTTGCAGAACTCAGCGAGGACGGGAAGACAATTAAGCGCTTAATAGAAAAGCCAAAAGTCCCTCCGAGCAATTTGGCTTTAGTGGGGATTTACTTCTTCAAATCCATAGTTCATGAGGCTGTGGAGAACATAAAACCATCTTGGAGGAACGAGCTTGAGATTACGGATGCGATCCAGTGGCTCATTGACCACGGTTATAAAGTTGGATGGACGAAGGTTGAGCACTGGTGGAAGGACACTGGAAAGCCTGAGGATATTTTAGATGCAAATAGGTTAATTCTGGATGACATAAAAACGAGCATTAAAGTAGAAACCAAAGCGAGGATTCATGGAAGGGTAATAATTGAGGAAGGAACTCAAATTGATGAGAACACTGTTATAAAGGGGCCTGCTATAATTGGCAAAAACTGTGTGCTTAGAAATGCATATATTGGCCCCTACACGAGCATTGGAGATGGTTGTGTTATTGAGAACACTGAAGTAGAGGATTCGGTTATTCTGGAGGGGTGTGAAATTAGAAACGCTGGGAGAATCCTTGAAAGTCTGATAGGAAGGGGAGTTAAGATATTAAACTCTGACAATCATCCCCTTGGAAGAAAGCTCGTTGTGGGTGATAACTCTCAGCTAATTCTCTGA
- a CDS encoding RNA-binding domain-containing protein, whose product MDVNEVIMLIKEGENERIEFKTKAKKDIAREICALANANGGYILVGVNDEGKIIGCNPKRDLEVISSAIQSITPPVKIKTKTIAVGNKNVLIVEVPKSETLCSIGGVAYIRIGSGIRPLSIQEILVLSSELGVLTWDEFPALNLNEMKDEYVEWFFSAMEKARGRKIKQEDWFRYLRSAKVIKGNKLTNAGALFFTDAQKFIPHSGCRIVKIVNDEPVWSKEFIGPVWKIIDAVFTELMSHFKTLEVVVGTKRTKLPEYPRRAVREALINAFAHRNYAIPSDIRVFIYPDKLVIRNPGGLMPGVDLSDPEHVPRNPNLCQLFYDAGYIEKYGYGIRMIREECRRHGLVGVEFKSSPNKFEVVFKKRTEELLDDVDRKILELLVIPRRSGEISETIGLSKPAVIERLKKLESLGLIRKTGKGAHVKYIIRT is encoded by the coding sequence ATGGACGTGAATGAAGTTATAATGCTGATAAAAGAAGGGGAGAACGAACGAATAGAATTCAAAACTAAAGCCAAAAAAGATATTGCCAGAGAAATATGCGCCTTAGCCAATGCTAACGGCGGCTATATACTGGTGGGAGTCAACGACGAAGGGAAAATTATTGGATGCAATCCTAAAAGAGACCTTGAGGTGATTTCATCCGCAATCCAATCAATAACTCCCCCGGTAAAAATCAAGACCAAAACAATTGCAGTTGGAAACAAAAATGTTCTCATTGTAGAAGTTCCCAAATCAGAGACTCTATGCTCAATCGGCGGTGTAGCATACATAAGAATAGGCTCTGGCATAAGGCCTCTTTCAATTCAAGAAATCCTCGTGCTATCCTCCGAGCTTGGTGTTCTAACATGGGACGAGTTCCCAGCCCTGAATTTGAATGAGATGAAAGATGAATACGTTGAATGGTTCTTCTCAGCTATGGAAAAAGCCAGAGGTCGAAAAATAAAGCAAGAAGACTGGTTCAGGTACCTGAGAAGTGCAAAGGTTATTAAGGGAAATAAACTCACAAATGCCGGAGCTCTCTTTTTTACTGATGCGCAGAAGTTCATCCCCCACAGTGGATGCAGGATTGTAAAGATTGTAAATGATGAACCGGTTTGGAGTAAAGAATTCATCGGTCCGGTGTGGAAAATCATAGACGCAGTCTTTACTGAGCTCATGAGCCATTTCAAAACTTTAGAAGTTGTCGTAGGGACTAAAAGGACAAAGCTTCCGGAATACCCGCGAAGGGCAGTAAGGGAAGCACTAATAAACGCATTTGCTCACAGAAACTATGCCATTCCTTCCGATATAAGGGTATTCATATATCCAGACAAACTTGTGATCAGAAACCCCGGGGGTCTAATGCCTGGTGTCGATTTAAGCGATCCAGAGCACGTGCCAAGAAATCCCAACCTGTGTCAGCTGTTCTATGATGCAGGTTATATAGAGAAATATGGCTATGGAATAAGGATGATAAGGGAAGAGTGCAGGAGACACGGACTTGTTGGTGTAGAGTTTAAGAGCTCCCCAAACAAATTCGAGGTTGTATTCAAGAAGCGAACCGAGGAGCTTTTGGATGATGTTGACAGAAAGATACTTGAACTCCTTGTGATTCCGAGGAGGAGCGGAGAAATATCTGAAACAATTGGTCTTTCAAAGCCTGCTGTGATTGAGAGGTTAAAGAAGCTCGAAAGCCTGGGGCTCATCAGAAAAACAGGTAAGGGAGCACATGTGAAGTACATTATCAGAACCTAA
- a CDS encoding helix-turn-helix domain-containing protein: protein MDVSDLIKNGESETIEFKRELNDSAYKTLSAFANTNGGVLLLSVGDDGKVFGFSGDLDGLARSIRHNLGINPSIKVEGIDGKKVVIVEVSQSSVPVSFRGRYYKRVGAQTVEMGWEDLQKFFLKKSGITWDSLPSPATLKDLDEETIRKFVHMAKTRLPYINENEDITSILNKLGLLEDGKITNAALLLFGREPQRYYIQAKVRIGRFKDPITIIDDKEIEGNLFAQVEEAMRVIMSHIGVRYEFEGELRRKEIWDYPLNALREGIINALVHRDYTDPSNVQIKIFDDFIWMWNPGELPEGISLEDLKKETHPSKLRNPKIAQVFYYAGLIERWGTGTFKMVRLCLESGLPEPEFREVAGGFLVVLRKDIYTEDYLRKLGLNERQIKAVLYVKEKGRIGNKEYQELFNVSRQTATRDLSDLVRLGILERVEKGKYKLKTHRESNMSQS, encoded by the coding sequence ATGGATGTTAGTGATCTAATTAAGAATGGTGAGAGTGAAACTATCGAGTTTAAGCGGGAGTTGAATGATTCTGCGTATAAGACACTGTCAGCCTTTGCTAACACTAACGGGGGGGTTCTTCTCCTCAGTGTTGGTGATGATGGAAAAGTTTTTGGGTTTTCTGGGGATTTAGACGGTCTAGCCAGATCAATAAGGCACAACCTTGGAATAAACCCATCCATAAAGGTTGAAGGGATTGATGGAAAGAAAGTTGTCATTGTTGAAGTCTCTCAGTCATCTGTCCCGGTTTCATTTAGAGGGAGATACTACAAAAGAGTTGGTGCTCAGACCGTTGAGATGGGCTGGGAGGATTTGCAGAAGTTTTTCCTTAAAAAATCCGGAATTACGTGGGATTCTCTACCATCTCCTGCGACGCTGAAAGATCTGGATGAGGAAACGATCAGAAAGTTTGTCCATATGGCTAAGACTAGGCTACCATACATCAATGAAAATGAAGACATAACCTCTATCCTTAACAAGCTTGGGCTTTTAGAGGACGGAAAGATAACCAACGCCGCACTGCTGCTCTTTGGAAGAGAGCCTCAGAGGTATTATATCCAAGCTAAGGTCAGAATAGGCCGATTTAAAGACCCGATAACGATCATAGACGACAAGGAAATTGAGGGAAATCTCTTTGCTCAAGTGGAGGAGGCCATGAGGGTAATAATGAGCCACATTGGAGTTAGGTATGAGTTTGAGGGAGAGCTGAGGAGAAAGGAAATCTGGGATTATCCCTTAAATGCCCTTAGGGAAGGCATAATAAACGCCTTGGTCCACAGGGACTACACCGACCCAAGCAACGTACAGATTAAAATCTTTGATGACTTCATCTGGATGTGGAACCCCGGGGAGCTGCCGGAGGGGATTAGCCTTGAAGACCTGAAAAAGGAAACACATCCTTCCAAGCTGAGGAATCCCAAGATTGCCCAGGTTTTCTACTACGCCGGGCTGATTGAGAGGTGGGGCACTGGGACGTTTAAGATGGTGCGTCTTTGTTTAGAGAGCGGCCTGCCTGAGCCTGAGTTTAGGGAGGTTGCTGGAGGCTTCTTGGTTGTTTTGAGGAAGGATATTTATACTGAAGATTACCTGAGAAAACTGGGTTTAAATGAAAGGCAGATTAAGGCCGTGCTCTACGTGAAGGAGAAGGGGAGGATAGGGAATAAGGAGTATCAGGAGTTGTTTAATGTTTCGAGACAGACAGCAACAAGGGATCTGAGTGATTTGGTTAGATTGGGAATTCTCGAACGTGTCGAGAAAGGGAAGTATAAGCTAAAGACTCACCGTGAGTCAAATATGAGTCAATCATGA
- a CDS encoding helix-turn-helix domain-containing protein, whose translation MSTISKMEVSVLLKLRNEKTVNELANELGLSPCRTSTLVASLERKGLVKTEKRGKYKQVSLSDTKPAELFRRVVSDFTHMPLDEILSGKNISLLAVLNDVPLSVYELCIKSNLPRSTFYHVIGRLSNYGIIGKKNGKYFLMDRYRLFHEFAKEFYEMQNSIKAREFSADSAVVWSGVEEFVLSTSEYKGKDVGNFHLTGLERFSDFGMELIGTGQYHYYYSENVKKLSPEEIVMHALLIDFNPRTILYSIVLLLAYRDKISQEKLFKLGRKYDVRVSELLEYLEGKEVKKYPYPSMEEVKEIFKMYFGERK comes from the coding sequence ATGAGTACTATATCAAAGATGGAAGTTAGCGTGCTTCTAAAACTTAGGAATGAGAAAACCGTAAATGAGTTAGCTAATGAACTAGGACTATCTCCCTGTCGAACTTCTACTCTTGTTGCATCTCTTGAGAGAAAAGGTTTGGTGAAGACGGAAAAAAGAGGGAAATATAAGCAAGTTTCGTTGAGTGACACAAAGCCTGCTGAACTTTTTAGGAGAGTGGTTTCTGACTTCACTCATATGCCCCTTGATGAGATCCTGAGCGGGAAGAATATCTCCCTTCTTGCAGTTCTTAATGACGTTCCGTTGAGTGTTTATGAGCTCTGCATAAAGAGCAACCTTCCAAGGAGCACCTTTTACCATGTAATTGGAAGGCTGTCCAATTACGGCATCATTGGGAAGAAAAATGGGAAGTATTTTCTGATGGATAGGTATAGATTGTTCCATGAGTTTGCTAAAGAATTCTATGAGATGCAGAATTCCATCAAAGCGAGAGAGTTCTCCGCTGATTCCGCTGTGGTGTGGAGCGGAGTTGAGGAGTTCGTTCTATCAACAAGTGAGTACAAAGGGAAAGATGTTGGGAACTTTCATCTGACAGGGCTTGAACGATTTAGCGATTTTGGAATGGAGCTTATTGGAACCGGGCAGTATCACTACTATTATTCTGAAAATGTAAAGAAACTCTCTCCGGAAGAGATCGTTATGCATGCGCTGCTCATTGATTTTAATCCCCGGACGATTCTGTATTCAATCGTCCTTTTGCTGGCCTACAGGGATAAGATAAGTCAGGAGAAGCTTTTTAAGCTTGGTAGAAAATACGATGTCCGCGTGAGCGAATTGCTGGAATATCTCGAAGGTAAAGAAGTTAAAAAGTATCCCTACCCCTCTATGGAGGAAGTGAAAGAAATCTTCAAAATGTACTTTGGTGAAAGGAAGTGA
- a CDS encoding helix-turn-helix domain-containing protein yields the protein MRAPVLKEKILRELAVRGDTSVRELLARFKVNRPYLYRVLRSLESDGAIVLERGKVRVLDKRALLYAWGAEKRKIFRVIKGVTFRVRPRKVRDFVVFSGTSALWVLGKVMEPSFGTAYIRVEDFEKLNRIGIKREGYPIRFYSYDEEVFNYTINIRGYTLPVIEQVIADALGEGMYTRVIEDLLEEVEWKR from the coding sequence ATGAGGGCGCCGGTACTGAAGGAGAAAATATTGAGGGAGCTGGCAGTTAGGGGGGATACTTCCGTTAGGGAACTTCTTGCTAGGTTTAAGGTTAACAGGCCTTATCTTTACAGGGTTCTCAGGTCACTGGAGAGCGATGGGGCAATAGTCCTTGAGAGGGGGAAAGTACGTGTCCTTGACAAAAGGGCCCTCCTCTATGCGTGGGGAGCAGAAAAGAGGAAGATATTCCGGGTCATTAAGGGGGTGACATTCAGGGTGAGGCCCAGGAAGGTCAGGGACTTTGTGGTGTTCTCTGGAACGTCAGCGCTTTGGGTTCTGGGAAAAGTTATGGAGCCAAGCTTTGGGACTGCGTATATTAGAGTGGAGGATTTTGAGAAGTTAAATCGAATTGGAATCAAACGGGAGGGGTATCCAATCCGGTTCTACTCCTATGATGAAGAGGTTTTTAACTATACAATAAATATAAGGGGATACACGCTACCAGTGATTGAGCAGGTTATTGCCGATGCCCTTGGGGAGGGGATGTATACGAGGGTCATTGAAGATCTGCTGGAGGAGGTAGAATGGAAGAGATAA